From Amphiprion ocellaris isolate individual 3 ecotype Okinawa chromosome 10, ASM2253959v1, whole genome shotgun sequence, one genomic window encodes:
- the LOC111570138 gene encoding 5'-AMP-activated protein kinase subunit gamma-1-like isoform X2, which yields MGSTVMESSKESSKKMPKKRRSLRINMPGVRHIRSASPTKGVSTRTSLPPCPQSAPVQLKSNSGSPKTIFPYPSYQNSPPKSPRRLSFSGIFRSSSNSPTASIKIFSRTRRASGLSTPPTTPTQASSQPVFTQEAQQGGPSPERLEPSSRARSLSTPPDTGQRLSLPSAKPPIPSSSPVPSYSTSQQVYGLFEGMLEKLELDDDAAEPESDIYMRFMKSHKCYDIVPTSSKLVVFDTALQVKKAFFALVANGVRAAPLWDTEKQSFVGMLTITDFIIILHRYYKSPMVQIYELEEHKLETWREVYLQATFKPLVNISPDASLFDAVYTLIKNKIHRLPVIDPVTGNALYILTHKRILKFLQLFMCEMPKPAFMKQTLGELGIGSYHDIAFIHPDTPIIKALNIFVERRVSALPVVDDSGKVVDIYSKFDVINLAAEKTYNNLDITVTQALKHRSQYFEGVMKCHKMETMETIVDRIVKAEVHRLVVVDECSSIEGIVSLSDILQALVLSPADACKEENLTE from the exons ATGGGAAGCACCGTGATGGAGTCCAGCAAGGAAAGCTCGAAGAAAATgccaaagaagagaagaagtCTGCGGATTAACATGCCA gGAGTGCGTCACATCCGTTCAGCCAGCCCCACCAAAGGAGTGTCTACGAGGACCTCACTGCCCCCATGTCCCCAGTCTGCTCCAGTGCAATTAAAGTCTAATTCAGGTTCACCCAAAACTATCTTCCCCTATCCTTCATATCAGAACTCCCCACCCAAATCCCCCCGTCGCCTAAGCTTCAGTGGTATCTTCCGGTCATCCTCCAATTCCCCAACTGCAAGCATCAAAATCTTTTCCAGAACCAGGAGAG CCTCTGGGCTCTCCACACCTCCCACCACCCCGACCCAGGCATCCAGCCAACCTGTGTTCACCCAGGAGGCCCAGCAGGGCGGCCCCAGCCCTGAGCGCCTGGAACCAAGCTCTCGCGCTCGCTCCCTCTCCACACCTCCAGACACAGGACAGCGCCTCAGCCTTCCTTCTGCTAAACCCCCAATCCCCTCATCGAGCCCTGTGCCATCTTACTCTACCTCACAACAA gTCTACGGTTTATTCGAAGGCATGCTGGAGAAACTTGAACTAGATGATGATG CTGCTGAACCTGAGAGTGATATTTACATGCGCTTTATGAAATCCCACAAGTGCTACGATATCGTTCCCACAAGCTCCAAGTTGGTTGTGTTTGACACAGCGCTCCAA GTTAAGAAGGCGTTTTTCGCCTTGGTAGCCAACGGTGTGCGAGCTGCTCCACTGTGGGACACAGAGAAGCAAAGCTTTGTGG GAATGCTGACAATCACAGATTTCATCATCATACTACACAGATACTATAAGTCACCAATG GTGCAAATTTATGAATTAGAGGAACATAAGCTTGAGACGTGGAGAG AGGTTTACCTTCAAGCAACATTCAAGCCTCTGGTCAACATATCGCCGGATGCAAG CCTGTTTGATGCAGTGTACACcctcatcaaaaacaaaattcaCCGCCTGCCTGTCATCGACCCTGTCACAGGGAATGCACTTTATATTCTCACACACAAGAGGATCCTCAAGttcctccagctgttt aTGTGTGAAATGCCAAAGCCAGCTTTCATGAAGCAGACTCTCGGTGAGCTGGGGATTGGTTCGTACCATGACATTGCTTTCATCCACCCAGACACACCCATCATCAAAGCACTCAACATCTTTGTGGAGAGGCGAGTGTCTGCTTTGCCTGTGGTGGATGATTCAG GCAAGGTTGTGGATATTTACTCCAAGTTTGATGTGATT AACTTGGCTGCTGAGAAGACGTACAACAATCTGGACATTACAGTGACGCAGGCGCTGAAACATCGCTCTCAGTACTTCGAAGGAGTTATGAAGTGCCACAAAATGGAAACAATGGAGACCATTGTGGACAGAATAGTCAAAGCTGAA GTACATCGGTTGGTGGTGGTGGACGAGTGCTCCAGTATCGAGGGCATTGTTTCCCTGTCAGACATCCTCCAGGCACTGGTGCTCAGCCCTGCAG
- the LOC111570138 gene encoding 5'-AMP-activated protein kinase subunit gamma-2-like isoform X5 translates to MEGCVHGAPCFLLFAHASCQTLFSAVYGLFEGMLEKLELDDDAAEPESDIYMRFMKSHKCYDIVPTSSKLVVFDTALQVKKAFFALVANGVRAAPLWDTEKQSFVGMLTITDFIIILHRYYKSPMVQIYELEEHKLETWREVYLQATFKPLVNISPDASLFDAVYTLIKNKIHRLPVIDPVTGNALYILTHKRILKFLQLFMCEMPKPAFMKQTLGELGIGSYHDIAFIHPDTPIIKALNIFVERRVSALPVVDDSGKVVDIYSKFDVINLAAEKTYNNLDITVTQALKHRSQYFEGVMKCHKMETMETIVDRIVKAEVHRLVVVDECSSIEGIVSLSDILQALVLSPADACKEENLTE, encoded by the exons ATGGAGGGGTGTGTCCACGGCGCACCGTGCTTCCTGCTTTTCGCCCACGCTTCGTGTCAGACACTTTTCAGTGCG gTCTACGGTTTATTCGAAGGCATGCTGGAGAAACTTGAACTAGATGATGATG CTGCTGAACCTGAGAGTGATATTTACATGCGCTTTATGAAATCCCACAAGTGCTACGATATCGTTCCCACAAGCTCCAAGTTGGTTGTGTTTGACACAGCGCTCCAA GTTAAGAAGGCGTTTTTCGCCTTGGTAGCCAACGGTGTGCGAGCTGCTCCACTGTGGGACACAGAGAAGCAAAGCTTTGTGG GAATGCTGACAATCACAGATTTCATCATCATACTACACAGATACTATAAGTCACCAATG GTGCAAATTTATGAATTAGAGGAACATAAGCTTGAGACGTGGAGAG AGGTTTACCTTCAAGCAACATTCAAGCCTCTGGTCAACATATCGCCGGATGCAAG CCTGTTTGATGCAGTGTACACcctcatcaaaaacaaaattcaCCGCCTGCCTGTCATCGACCCTGTCACAGGGAATGCACTTTATATTCTCACACACAAGAGGATCCTCAAGttcctccagctgttt aTGTGTGAAATGCCAAAGCCAGCTTTCATGAAGCAGACTCTCGGTGAGCTGGGGATTGGTTCGTACCATGACATTGCTTTCATCCACCCAGACACACCCATCATCAAAGCACTCAACATCTTTGTGGAGAGGCGAGTGTCTGCTTTGCCTGTGGTGGATGATTCAG GCAAGGTTGTGGATATTTACTCCAAGTTTGATGTGATT AACTTGGCTGCTGAGAAGACGTACAACAATCTGGACATTACAGTGACGCAGGCGCTGAAACATCGCTCTCAGTACTTCGAAGGAGTTATGAAGTGCCACAAAATGGAAACAATGGAGACCATTGTGGACAGAATAGTCAAAGCTGAA GTACATCGGTTGGTGGTGGTGGACGAGTGCTCCAGTATCGAGGGCATTGTTTCCCTGTCAGACATCCTCCAGGCACTGGTGCTCAGCCCTGCAG
- the LOC111570138 gene encoding 5'-AMP-activated protein kinase subunit gamma-1-like isoform X1, translating to MGSTVMESSKESSKKMPKKRRSLRINMPDFGAFTSPQVETSGSTKSGSQMGVRHIRSASPTKGVSTRTSLPPCPQSAPVQLKSNSGSPKTIFPYPSYQNSPPKSPRRLSFSGIFRSSSNSPTASIKIFSRTRRASGLSTPPTTPTQASSQPVFTQEAQQGGPSPERLEPSSRARSLSTPPDTGQRLSLPSAKPPIPSSSPVPSYSTSQQVYGLFEGMLEKLELDDDAAEPESDIYMRFMKSHKCYDIVPTSSKLVVFDTALQVKKAFFALVANGVRAAPLWDTEKQSFVGMLTITDFIIILHRYYKSPMVQIYELEEHKLETWREVYLQATFKPLVNISPDASLFDAVYTLIKNKIHRLPVIDPVTGNALYILTHKRILKFLQLFMCEMPKPAFMKQTLGELGIGSYHDIAFIHPDTPIIKALNIFVERRVSALPVVDDSGKVVDIYSKFDVINLAAEKTYNNLDITVTQALKHRSQYFEGVMKCHKMETMETIVDRIVKAEVHRLVVVDECSSIEGIVSLSDILQALVLSPADACKEENLTE from the exons ATGGGAAGCACCGTGATGGAGTCCAGCAAGGAAAGCTCGAAGAAAATgccaaagaagagaagaagtCTGCGGATTAACATGCCA GATTTTGGTGCGTTTACTTCCCCTCAAGTGGAAACAAGTGGCTCAACCAAAAGTGGCTCTCAGATG gGAGTGCGTCACATCCGTTCAGCCAGCCCCACCAAAGGAGTGTCTACGAGGACCTCACTGCCCCCATGTCCCCAGTCTGCTCCAGTGCAATTAAAGTCTAATTCAGGTTCACCCAAAACTATCTTCCCCTATCCTTCATATCAGAACTCCCCACCCAAATCCCCCCGTCGCCTAAGCTTCAGTGGTATCTTCCGGTCATCCTCCAATTCCCCAACTGCAAGCATCAAAATCTTTTCCAGAACCAGGAGAG CCTCTGGGCTCTCCACACCTCCCACCACCCCGACCCAGGCATCCAGCCAACCTGTGTTCACCCAGGAGGCCCAGCAGGGCGGCCCCAGCCCTGAGCGCCTGGAACCAAGCTCTCGCGCTCGCTCCCTCTCCACACCTCCAGACACAGGACAGCGCCTCAGCCTTCCTTCTGCTAAACCCCCAATCCCCTCATCGAGCCCTGTGCCATCTTACTCTACCTCACAACAA gTCTACGGTTTATTCGAAGGCATGCTGGAGAAACTTGAACTAGATGATGATG CTGCTGAACCTGAGAGTGATATTTACATGCGCTTTATGAAATCCCACAAGTGCTACGATATCGTTCCCACAAGCTCCAAGTTGGTTGTGTTTGACACAGCGCTCCAA GTTAAGAAGGCGTTTTTCGCCTTGGTAGCCAACGGTGTGCGAGCTGCTCCACTGTGGGACACAGAGAAGCAAAGCTTTGTGG GAATGCTGACAATCACAGATTTCATCATCATACTACACAGATACTATAAGTCACCAATG GTGCAAATTTATGAATTAGAGGAACATAAGCTTGAGACGTGGAGAG AGGTTTACCTTCAAGCAACATTCAAGCCTCTGGTCAACATATCGCCGGATGCAAG CCTGTTTGATGCAGTGTACACcctcatcaaaaacaaaattcaCCGCCTGCCTGTCATCGACCCTGTCACAGGGAATGCACTTTATATTCTCACACACAAGAGGATCCTCAAGttcctccagctgttt aTGTGTGAAATGCCAAAGCCAGCTTTCATGAAGCAGACTCTCGGTGAGCTGGGGATTGGTTCGTACCATGACATTGCTTTCATCCACCCAGACACACCCATCATCAAAGCACTCAACATCTTTGTGGAGAGGCGAGTGTCTGCTTTGCCTGTGGTGGATGATTCAG GCAAGGTTGTGGATATTTACTCCAAGTTTGATGTGATT AACTTGGCTGCTGAGAAGACGTACAACAATCTGGACATTACAGTGACGCAGGCGCTGAAACATCGCTCTCAGTACTTCGAAGGAGTTATGAAGTGCCACAAAATGGAAACAATGGAGACCATTGTGGACAGAATAGTCAAAGCTGAA GTACATCGGTTGGTGGTGGTGGACGAGTGCTCCAGTATCGAGGGCATTGTTTCCCTGTCAGACATCCTCCAGGCACTGGTGCTCAGCCCTGCAG
- the LOC111570138 gene encoding 5'-AMP-activated protein kinase subunit gamma-1-like isoform X4, whose product MKRFGSLRRSKKRKEQDGLGGRHQSEASCLSASGLSTPPTTPTQASSQPVFTQEAQQGGPSPERLEPSSRARSLSTPPDTGQRLSLPSAKPPIPSSSPVPSYSTSQQVYGLFEGMLEKLELDDDAAEPESDIYMRFMKSHKCYDIVPTSSKLVVFDTALQVKKAFFALVANGVRAAPLWDTEKQSFVGMLTITDFIIILHRYYKSPMVQIYELEEHKLETWREVYLQATFKPLVNISPDASLFDAVYTLIKNKIHRLPVIDPVTGNALYILTHKRILKFLQLFMCEMPKPAFMKQTLGELGIGSYHDIAFIHPDTPIIKALNIFVERRVSALPVVDDSGKVVDIYSKFDVINLAAEKTYNNLDITVTQALKHRSQYFEGVMKCHKMETMETIVDRIVKAEVHRLVVVDECSSIEGIVSLSDILQALVLSPADACKEENLTE is encoded by the exons ATGAAGAGGTTTGGCAGCCTGAGGAGGAGCAAGAAGCGGAAGGAGCAGGATGGGCTAGGAGGGAGGCATCAGTCCGAGGCATCATGTCTGTCTG CCTCTGGGCTCTCCACACCTCCCACCACCCCGACCCAGGCATCCAGCCAACCTGTGTTCACCCAGGAGGCCCAGCAGGGCGGCCCCAGCCCTGAGCGCCTGGAACCAAGCTCTCGCGCTCGCTCCCTCTCCACACCTCCAGACACAGGACAGCGCCTCAGCCTTCCTTCTGCTAAACCCCCAATCCCCTCATCGAGCCCTGTGCCATCTTACTCTACCTCACAACAA gTCTACGGTTTATTCGAAGGCATGCTGGAGAAACTTGAACTAGATGATGATG CTGCTGAACCTGAGAGTGATATTTACATGCGCTTTATGAAATCCCACAAGTGCTACGATATCGTTCCCACAAGCTCCAAGTTGGTTGTGTTTGACACAGCGCTCCAA GTTAAGAAGGCGTTTTTCGCCTTGGTAGCCAACGGTGTGCGAGCTGCTCCACTGTGGGACACAGAGAAGCAAAGCTTTGTGG GAATGCTGACAATCACAGATTTCATCATCATACTACACAGATACTATAAGTCACCAATG GTGCAAATTTATGAATTAGAGGAACATAAGCTTGAGACGTGGAGAG AGGTTTACCTTCAAGCAACATTCAAGCCTCTGGTCAACATATCGCCGGATGCAAG CCTGTTTGATGCAGTGTACACcctcatcaaaaacaaaattcaCCGCCTGCCTGTCATCGACCCTGTCACAGGGAATGCACTTTATATTCTCACACACAAGAGGATCCTCAAGttcctccagctgttt aTGTGTGAAATGCCAAAGCCAGCTTTCATGAAGCAGACTCTCGGTGAGCTGGGGATTGGTTCGTACCATGACATTGCTTTCATCCACCCAGACACACCCATCATCAAAGCACTCAACATCTTTGTGGAGAGGCGAGTGTCTGCTTTGCCTGTGGTGGATGATTCAG GCAAGGTTGTGGATATTTACTCCAAGTTTGATGTGATT AACTTGGCTGCTGAGAAGACGTACAACAATCTGGACATTACAGTGACGCAGGCGCTGAAACATCGCTCTCAGTACTTCGAAGGAGTTATGAAGTGCCACAAAATGGAAACAATGGAGACCATTGTGGACAGAATAGTCAAAGCTGAA GTACATCGGTTGGTGGTGGTGGACGAGTGCTCCAGTATCGAGGGCATTGTTTCCCTGTCAGACATCCTCCAGGCACTGGTGCTCAGCCCTGCAG
- the LOC111570138 gene encoding 5'-AMP-activated protein kinase subunit gamma-1-like isoform X3, translating to MGVRHIRSASPTKGVSTRTSLPPCPQSAPVQLKSNSGSPKTIFPYPSYQNSPPKSPRRLSFSGIFRSSSNSPTASIKIFSRTRRASGLSTPPTTPTQASSQPVFTQEAQQGGPSPERLEPSSRARSLSTPPDTGQRLSLPSAKPPIPSSSPVPSYSTSQQVYGLFEGMLEKLELDDDAAEPESDIYMRFMKSHKCYDIVPTSSKLVVFDTALQVKKAFFALVANGVRAAPLWDTEKQSFVGMLTITDFIIILHRYYKSPMVQIYELEEHKLETWREVYLQATFKPLVNISPDASLFDAVYTLIKNKIHRLPVIDPVTGNALYILTHKRILKFLQLFMCEMPKPAFMKQTLGELGIGSYHDIAFIHPDTPIIKALNIFVERRVSALPVVDDSGKVVDIYSKFDVINLAAEKTYNNLDITVTQALKHRSQYFEGVMKCHKMETMETIVDRIVKAEVHRLVVVDECSSIEGIVSLSDILQALVLSPADACKEENLTE from the exons ATG gGAGTGCGTCACATCCGTTCAGCCAGCCCCACCAAAGGAGTGTCTACGAGGACCTCACTGCCCCCATGTCCCCAGTCTGCTCCAGTGCAATTAAAGTCTAATTCAGGTTCACCCAAAACTATCTTCCCCTATCCTTCATATCAGAACTCCCCACCCAAATCCCCCCGTCGCCTAAGCTTCAGTGGTATCTTCCGGTCATCCTCCAATTCCCCAACTGCAAGCATCAAAATCTTTTCCAGAACCAGGAGAG CCTCTGGGCTCTCCACACCTCCCACCACCCCGACCCAGGCATCCAGCCAACCTGTGTTCACCCAGGAGGCCCAGCAGGGCGGCCCCAGCCCTGAGCGCCTGGAACCAAGCTCTCGCGCTCGCTCCCTCTCCACACCTCCAGACACAGGACAGCGCCTCAGCCTTCCTTCTGCTAAACCCCCAATCCCCTCATCGAGCCCTGTGCCATCTTACTCTACCTCACAACAA gTCTACGGTTTATTCGAAGGCATGCTGGAGAAACTTGAACTAGATGATGATG CTGCTGAACCTGAGAGTGATATTTACATGCGCTTTATGAAATCCCACAAGTGCTACGATATCGTTCCCACAAGCTCCAAGTTGGTTGTGTTTGACACAGCGCTCCAA GTTAAGAAGGCGTTTTTCGCCTTGGTAGCCAACGGTGTGCGAGCTGCTCCACTGTGGGACACAGAGAAGCAAAGCTTTGTGG GAATGCTGACAATCACAGATTTCATCATCATACTACACAGATACTATAAGTCACCAATG GTGCAAATTTATGAATTAGAGGAACATAAGCTTGAGACGTGGAGAG AGGTTTACCTTCAAGCAACATTCAAGCCTCTGGTCAACATATCGCCGGATGCAAG CCTGTTTGATGCAGTGTACACcctcatcaaaaacaaaattcaCCGCCTGCCTGTCATCGACCCTGTCACAGGGAATGCACTTTATATTCTCACACACAAGAGGATCCTCAAGttcctccagctgttt aTGTGTGAAATGCCAAAGCCAGCTTTCATGAAGCAGACTCTCGGTGAGCTGGGGATTGGTTCGTACCATGACATTGCTTTCATCCACCCAGACACACCCATCATCAAAGCACTCAACATCTTTGTGGAGAGGCGAGTGTCTGCTTTGCCTGTGGTGGATGATTCAG GCAAGGTTGTGGATATTTACTCCAAGTTTGATGTGATT AACTTGGCTGCTGAGAAGACGTACAACAATCTGGACATTACAGTGACGCAGGCGCTGAAACATCGCTCTCAGTACTTCGAAGGAGTTATGAAGTGCCACAAAATGGAAACAATGGAGACCATTGTGGACAGAATAGTCAAAGCTGAA GTACATCGGTTGGTGGTGGTGGACGAGTGCTCCAGTATCGAGGGCATTGTTTCCCTGTCAGACATCCTCCAGGCACTGGTGCTCAGCCCTGCAG